A stretch of Candidatus Bathyarchaeota archaeon DNA encodes these proteins:
- the ilvD gene encoding dihydroxy-acid dehydratase, whose product MRSDEIKLGTQKAPHRALLKSLGLTDDDLTKPFIGVANSYTNIVPGHIHLRAIGDAVKEGILAAGGIPFEFNTIAVCDGIAMGHLGMRYSLPSREIIADSVEIMLQAHSLDGMVMVSNCDKITPGMLMAAARVNIPAIMVTGGPMQAGNLRGRKLSYANMPEALGQVTAGKLTEKELFELEDASCPSCGSCSGMFTANTMACMTEALGLSLPYCATSLATSALKMRIAKETGKQIISLVKQELTPSKILTMQAFENAIALDMALGGSTNTVLHLPAIAKEAGLTLPLSLFDEIGKKVPHLCSMIPSGSYAVEDLDAAGSVPAVLNEIRDMLNLDAKTVSGKTLGENVKDAKVLNSEVIRPLDNPVHKEGGIAILTGNLAPKGSVIKSAGVSPSMLKHTGPAKIYDSEKEAIAAIRGQEIKAGDVVVIRYEGPRGGPGMPEMLFPTAAIAGMGLAESVALITDGRFSGATRGGSIGHVAPEAFDGGPIAVIQNGDVITIDIPNRVLKVDLSEQELKERLAAWKPRPPKFSKGILSRYTPTPIE is encoded by the coding sequence ATGAGAAGTGACGAGATTAAACTTGGAACACAAAAAGCCCCGCATAGGGCACTTTTGAAATCTCTTGGTTTAACTGATGATGACCTGACTAAACCCTTCATCGGAGTAGCCAACAGCTACACCAACATTGTCCCCGGACACATTCACCTACGCGCCATAGGCGACGCCGTCAAAGAAGGCATCTTAGCCGCAGGCGGCATACCCTTCGAGTTTAACACCATCGCGGTCTGTGACGGCATAGCCATGGGGCACTTGGGCATGCGGTACTCGCTTCCCAGCCGCGAAATCATCGCCGACTCAGTCGAAATCATGCTGCAAGCCCACAGTCTAGACGGTATGGTCATGGTTTCTAACTGTGACAAAATCACCCCCGGCATGCTCATGGCAGCCGCCCGCGTTAACATCCCAGCCATTATGGTTACGGGTGGACCAATGCAGGCAGGCAATCTCCGAGGCAGAAAACTCAGCTACGCCAACATGCCCGAGGCACTTGGGCAGGTTACTGCAGGAAAACTAACGGAGAAAGAACTTTTTGAGTTAGAGGATGCTTCGTGTCCTAGCTGTGGCAGCTGTAGTGGCATGTTTACTGCTAACACGATGGCATGTATGACAGAGGCGTTGGGGTTAAGTTTACCTTACTGCGCCACTTCACTGGCTACCAGCGCCCTTAAAATGCGCATAGCAAAAGAAACAGGCAAACAAATTATTTCCTTAGTAAAACAAGAACTTACACCCTCAAAGATTCTAACCATGCAGGCTTTCGAGAACGCAATTGCGTTGGACATGGCTTTGGGCGGCTCAACCAACACGGTTCTGCACCTTCCAGCTATTGCTAAAGAGGCAGGGTTGACTTTGCCTTTGTCGTTGTTTGATGAAATCGGTAAAAAGGTTCCTCACCTTTGCAGTATGATTCCAAGTGGATCTTATGCAGTTGAGGATTTGGATGCTGCTGGCAGTGTTCCTGCAGTGCTCAATGAAATTCGCGATATGTTGAATTTGGATGCAAAGACGGTTTCGGGAAAAACCTTAGGTGAAAACGTCAAAGATGCCAAAGTGCTCAACAGTGAAGTAATCCGTCCACTTGATAATCCTGTGCACAAGGAAGGCGGCATAGCCATCTTAACAGGCAATCTTGCACCCAAAGGCAGTGTTATCAAATCTGCAGGTGTCTCGCCAAGCATGCTAAAGCACACGGGTCCAGCAAAAATTTATGATTCTGAAAAAGAGGCAATTGCTGCGATACGGGGTCAAGAAATCAAAGCCGGCGACGTCGTAGTTATCCGTTATGAAGGTCCGAGAGGCGGACCAGGTATGCCCGAGATGCTTTTCCCCACTGCCGCGATTGCAGGTATGGGCTTAGCAGAATCCGTCGCGCTTATCACTGATGGACGCTTTAGCGGTGCAACCCGCGGCGGCAGTATCGGTCATGTGGCTCCTGAAGCGTTTGATGGTGGTCCAATCGCTGTTATTCAAAACGGCGATGTCATAACCATTGACATACCTAACCGTGTCCTCAAAGTGGACCTCTCTGAGCAAGAACTCAAAGAGCGCTTAGCCGCGTGGAAGCCCAGACCGCCCAAATTCAGCAAGGGCATATTGTCCCGCTACACGCCAACACCCATAGAATAA